A genomic region of Colletotrichum destructivum chromosome 5, complete sequence contains the following coding sequences:
- a CDS encoding Putative dehydrogenase, E1 component, thiamine diphosphate-binding protein, with translation MRSSRIICRAPRCGAVPRAGGTATAAFVSPPTTTTASRSQPRRAASSLSQRPNANHVSFPGAVKSAFTSTLKFETPGDYPAVPTYRVVDQDGAIVDDAFVPDLGEEDIVKLYKDMVFISVMDLIMFDAQRQGRLSFYMVSAGEEALSVGSASVLTPEDVIFCQYREQGVFKQRGFTSGDFMNQLFANSKDPGKGRNMPVHYGSKELNIHTISSPLATQLPQASGAAYALKMQRMQDPSIPPRVVAAYFGEGAASEGDFHAALNIAATRSCPVIFICRNNGYAISTPTLEQYRGDGIASRGLGYGIDTIRVDGNDIWAVREATKRARGMALENGGRPILIEAMTYRVSHHSTSDDSFAYRARVEVEDWKRRDNPITRLRKYMEARGMWDEGKEKECRESTRREVLKAFKEAEMEKKPPIRGMFEDVYEELTPDLKQQMAQLREHLDKYPEEYEVSEFEGGKDSLKS, from the exons atgAGGTCGTCAAGAATCATCTGCCGTGCGCCCCGTTGCGGGGCTGTCCCTAgagccggcggcaccgcAACGGCTGCCTTCGTATCaccgccgacaacgacgacggcctcccGATCCCAACCCCGCCGAGCAGCGAGCAGCCTCTCCCAGCGGCCCAACGCGAACCACGTCTCCTTTCCGGGGGCTGTGAAGAGCGCCTTCACAAGCACTCTCAAGTTCGAGACCCCCGGCGACTACCCTGCCGTGCCGACTtaccgcgtcgtcgaccaggacggcgccatcgtcgacgatgcctTCGTGCCCGAtctgggcgaggaggacatcgTCAAGCTCTACAAAGACATGGTTTTCATCTCGGTCATGGACCTTATCATGTTCGATGCCCAGCGCCAGGGCCGGCTGAGCTTCTACATGGTatcggcgggcgaggaggcgctgAGCGTCGGCTCGGCGAGCGTGCTGACGCCCGAGGATGTCATCTTTTGCCAGTACCGTGAGCAGGGCGTGTTCAAGCAGCGCGGGTTCACCTCAGGGGATTTTATGAACCAGCTGTTTGCCAATTCTAAGGATCCGGGCAAGGGGAGGAACATGCCTGTGCACTACGGCAGCAAGGAGTTGAACATT CACACCATATCCTCACCCTTGGCGACGCAGCTGCCGCAAGCTTCGGGAGCGGCCTACGCTCTGAAGATGCAGCGGATGCAGGACCCGTCCATCCCCCCGCGAGTGGTCGCGGCCTAtttcggcgagggcgcggccAGCGAAGGCGACTTCCACGCAGCGCTGAACatcgcggcgacgaggtcctgccccgtcatcttcatctgCAGAAACAACGGCTACGCcatctcgacgccgacgctgGAGCAGTACCGGGGCGACGGCATTGCCAGCCGTGGTCTCGGGTACGGCATCGACACCATCCGAGTGGACGGGAACGACATCTGGGCCGTCCGGGAGGCGACCAAGAGGGCGCGCGGGATGGCTCTCGAGAATGGGGGCAGGCCCATCCTGATCGAGGCCATGACCTATCGGGTGAGCCATCACAGCACGTCGGACGACTCGTTCGCGTACCGCGCCagggtcgaggtcgaggactGGAAGCGTAGAGACAACCCTATCACACGGCTTCGCAAGTACATGGAGGCCAGGGGCATGTGGGACGAGGGCAAAGAGAAGGAATGCCGAGAGTCGACGAGGCGGGAGGTGCTAAAAGCgttcaaggaggccgagatggagaagaagccgccgaTCCGGGGCATGTTTGAGGATGTCTACGAAGAGCTGACACCGGATCTGAAGCAGCAGATGGCGCAGCTGCGCGAGCACCTGGATAAATACCCGGAGGAGTACGAGGTGAGCGAATTCGAGGGGGGCAAGGATAGCCTGAAGTCGTAG
- a CDS encoding Putative major facilitator superfamily, MFS transporter superfamily: MDPKPVAVDSSSTDKADVKDVRDGVGQDDETLAPTPAQNRRLRMKTDLVVLPCAVISMTLAFLDKNALGFAAIFGLRQDTNLKGQEYSWLGSIFYFGYLAMELPSLWLITKVPIGKFIGTCLVLWGAAICLMSACHNFAGLATIRVLLGIFEAALLPCMLVLNSTWYRREEQPLRTALWHNTFAGVFGGILSYAIGNIKGSLSTWKYIFIIYGAVTILTGFVVLFALPDSPQTAWFFNEEEKKQVIVRLAENQTGVDTNKKFDAAQILEALKDPKCWCVWACGIGYAIANAGITNFNPLIIAGYGFSQTKTVLMATPQAAVAMVAGAALTTISLFVQNLRCLFWILSALVGLTGAVMVHTLDVNAQRDASLAGVYIMGFYNVPWVFMLSLNSSNTAGATKKSFMGVTVAVCYAIGNIIGPQLFLSSQSPRYPLGISAMMFAFALMAASGLVYYLLCVSENKRRNAKYGVPEDMLQAGLEQEKGDNTDWENKAFRYTY; encoded by the exons ATGGATCCCAAACCCGTCGCTGTTGACAGCAGCTCGACCGACAAGGCGGATGTCAAAGACGTCCGAGATGGAGTCGGGCAGGACGACGAGACTCTTGCGCCGACGCCCGCCCAGAACCGGCGCTTGCGGATGAAGACGGACCTTGTGGTCTTGCCATGCGCCGTGATCAGCATGACGCTGgccttcctcgacaag AACGCCCTAGGCTTCGCCGCAATCTTTGGCCTGAGACAAGACACCAACCTCAAGGGCCAAGAATATTCCTGGCTCGGCAGCATATTTTACTTTGGCTACCTCGCCATGGAGCTGCCCTCCCTCTGGCTTATCACAAAGGTGCCCATAGGGAAATTCATCGGCACCTGTCTCGTCCTCTGGGGCGCCGCCATCTGCCTCATGTCGGCGTGTCACAACTTCGCCGGCCTTGCGACGATCCGCGTCCTCCTGGGCATCTTCGAGGCCGCCTTGCTTCCGTGCATGCTGGTCCTCAACTCGACCTGGTACCGCCGCGAGGAGCAGCCTCTCCGCACCGCGCTGTGGCATAACACCTTCGCGGGCGTCTTTGGCGGTATCCTCTCCTACGCCATTGGGAACATCAAGGGGTCGCTGTCGACGTGGAAGTACATCTTCATTATTTACGGCGCCGTCACGATTCTGACGGGGTTCGTTGTGCTCTTCGCACTACCCGACTCACCGCAGACCGCGTGGTTCTTCaatgaggaggagaagaagcaggtcATCGTCCGGCTCGCCGAGAACCAGACGGGTGTCGACACCAACAAGAAGTTCGACGCGGCccagatcctcgaggccctgaAAGATCCCAAGTGTTGGTGCGTCTGGGCATGTGGCATCGGCTACGCCATCGCCAATGCCGGCATCACCAACTTCAACCCGCTCATCATCGCAGGATACGGCTTCAGCCAGACGAAGACGGTGCTCATGGCCACACCGCAGGCAGCGGTCGCCATGGTTGCCGGCGCAGCGCTCACGACCATCTCCCTTTTTGTGCAGAACCTGCGGTGTCTGTTTTGGATCCTATCGGCGCTGGTCGGGCTCACGGGCGCGGTGATGGTGCACACGCTCGACGTGAACGCTCAGCGGGACGCGTCACTGGCCGGCGTGTACATCATGGGTTTCTATAATGTGCCGTGGGTGTTTATGTTGAGTCTGAACTCGTCCAACACGGCCGGGGCAACGAAGAAGAGCTTTATGGGCGTCACCGTTGCCGTTTGTTATG CAATTGGCAACATTATTGGGCCGCAACTTTTTCTGTCTAGCCAGTCGCCGAGATATCCTCTGGGAATCAGCGCCATGATGTTCGCGTTCGCGCTAATGGCTGCGTCTGGATTGGTGTACTACCTGCTGTGCGTGAGTGAGAATAAGCGCCGCAACGCCAAGTATGGCGTTCCGGAAGATATGCTCCAGGCTGGCCTTGAGCAGGAAAAGGGGGACAACACGGACTGGGAGAACAAGGCCTTCCGATATACCTACTAA
- a CDS encoding uncharacterized protein (Putative zn(2)Cys(6) fungal-type DNA-binding domain, transcription factor domain, fungi) produces MDPSWEERFPPTISKACSRCHARKVKCDLRVPRCSTCHRQNEQCNITDRVTYSYAAVKSLQDRIVELQGRLDSLSRDSSNQHATTLEQSRFDNIRKEAEEIGVLAIGIPHSHSERIYMGSATGSTFARIFFKQIDLEQPYSISRSTRGDFAILDQEFIQKNAALPPQPVAVFLLQTYISHIHLWWPFVSLPFLRSSFSRIYEDPTRCTVYQRFLVLLVLALASATRSDNQEYRRMMDLNSPADYFQTGLRFFFNFLNHPRDIQSLHAVLLLSLWVLESNVRSHGDDLWHLSRYAMSAAIEMGLHRRSVVAGDFSSDDREVRNRTWWCVYSLERQVAVITGRVLSVRDHAIDAPKPSISSLDELTAAEAQVAPIVHRLNVKIFNHLVRLRQISGRILESVYIARAPDGRAARTTFQQICSEIKEVQKELEDWKREMTLLDFKGTREYSEMKVDYGLLLLLMYRPSPTFMIPSSEMVETCSRAVSGTVRQWVKLEFHYGITAVCRCFRHVHSILMVGLAGLYCDWHVKAMSRNPDSPLLHSHGSDVAACIELIERGIGRMKEEKLMKYRDLLQAARIKVYGPTTWQLPSGQTQMTDASSAPHVSSSDTLGAIPSGNLQYPMSFLGEGLETYMSQVTGYFDNTQLGLDEGLTAWFDTFMNEIQHSQNGT; encoded by the exons ATGGATCCGAGCTGGGAGGAACGTTTTCCACCAACCATTTCAAAGGCATGCAGTCGCTGTCATGCACGAAAAGTCAAG TGTGACCTGCGAGTTCCTCGATGCTCGACATGCCATCGGCAGAATGAGCAATGTAATATCACGGATCGCGTGACGTATTCTTACGCTGCTGTAAAGAGCCTGCAAGACCGGATCGTCGAGCTCCAAGGCAGGCTCGATAGCCTTTCTCGAGACTCCTCCAACCAACATGCCACAACATTGGAGCAGAGTCGGTTTGACAATATCCgcaaagaagccgaagaAATCGGTGTTCTCGCTATCGGAATCCCTCATAGTCACTCTGAGAGAATATACA TGGGCAGTGCCACTGGCTCAACATTTGCCCGTATTTTCTTCAAGCAGATCGATCTTGAACAGCCCTATTCGATATCTCGCTCAACCCGAGGGGATTTCGCTATTCTAGATCAAGAATTTATTCAAAAAAATGCAGCCCTGCCGCCACAACCGGTCGCAGTGTTTCTCCTGCAAACATACATCAGCCACATTCACCTTTGGTGGCCATTCGTTTCACTTCCCTTCCTGAGGAGTAGCTTTTCACGCATATATGAAGACCCAACACGATGCACTGTATACCAGAGGTTCTTGGTTCTCCTGGTTCTGGCTTTGGCCTCTGCCACCCGCTCCGACAACCAAGAATATCGTAGGATGATGGATCTGAACAGTCCAGCCGACTACTTTCAAACAGGactgcgcttcttcttcaacttccTCAACCATCCGAGAGACATCCAGAGCCTCCATGCCGTACTGCTGCTGAGCTTATGGGTGCTGGAATCGAATGTCAGGAGCCATGGCGACGACCTTTGGCACCTGAGCCGCTACGCCATGTCAGCAGCAATAGAAATGGGGCTTCATCGTCGTTCCGTTGTTGCTGGAGACTTTAGTTCCGATGATCGTGAGGTCCGTAATCGCACTTGGTGGTGCGTATACAGCCTCGAAAGACAGGTTGCCGTGATCACCGGGCGAGTGCTATCGGTTCGAGACCACGCGATAGACGCACCGAAACCGTCAATTAGCAGTCTGGATGAACTTACAGCCGCTGAAGCTCAGGTAGCACCCATAGTACATCGACTCAATGTCAAAATCTTTAATCATCTGGTAAGACTACGCCAGATAAGCGGCCGTATACTCGAATCTGTCTACATCGCCAGGGCCCCCGACGGACGAGCAGCTAGGACCACGTTCCAGCAAATATGCAGCGAAATCAAAGAGGTTCAAAAAGAGTTGGAAGACTGGAAGCGGGAGATGACCCTCCTTGACTTCAAGGGCACACGAGAGTACTCCGAGATGAAGGTCGATTATGGTCTTCTTCTGCTACTCATGTACCGACCATCTCCCACTTTTATGATTCCCTCCAGCGAGATGGTTGAAACATGCTCTCGCGCTGTATCCGGCACCGTCCGTCAATGGGTAAAGTTGGAGTTCCACTATGGCATCACAGCCGTCTGTCGATGCTTCCGCCATGTGCATTCGATCTTGATGGTAGGACTGGCAGGTTTATATTGCGATTG GCATGTAAAGGCAATGAGTCGCAACCCCGactccccccttcttcacTCTCATGGAAGCGATGTAGCCGCATGCATTGAACTCATCGAGCGCGGTATCGGTCGCATGAAGGAAGAAAAACTGATGAAATATCGCGATCTTCTCCAAGCAGCGCGGATTAAGGTGTATGGGCCGACAACCTGGCAACTTCCAAGCGGACAGACTCAGATGACAGATGCCTCATCTGCACCACATGTCAGTTCATCTGACACGCTGGGAGCTATTCCTTCGGGCAATCTGCAATATCCCATGTCGTTTCTGGGCGAAGGGCTGGAAACCTACATGAGCCAAGTGACAGGATATTTCGACAACACTCAGCTTGGTCTGGATGAAGGCCTGACTGCCTGGTTCGATACATTCATGAACGAAATTCAGCACAGCCAGAACGGGACTTAG
- a CDS encoding Putative ubiE/COQ5 methyltransferase — MATRRALRFSWSVRSLSNQINTPHSSVSRPFAIASRSINTSSDSSADSKTTHFGFKTVPESEKADRVAGVFHNVADSYDRMNDLMSFGWHRVWKDHFVSGLQPGLSASNPPTPQHILDIAGGTGDIAFRMLHTAHNLNNNPDVRVTISDINPSMLAVGRDRSKALPASQQAAISWLEANAEKLPEGAIKDNSIDLYTVSFGIRNFTNIPAALREAYRVLKPGGVFACLEFSKADNYPLFNAVYKRWSFSAIPLIGQLVAGDRDSYQYLVESIERFPSQEEFRDMIKDAGFVVSGDGYENLTGGVAAIHKGMKPVA; from the exons ATGGCGACACGACGCGCCCTCCGCTTCTCATGGAGCGTGCGATCCCTCTCGAACCAGATCAACACACCACACTCTTCCGTCTCTCGCCCCTTTGCGATCGCCTCCCGATCCATCAACACCTCGTCCGACTCCTCCGCCGACAGCAAGACGACACATTTTGGCTTCAAGACTGTCCCCGAATCCGAGAAGGCCGATCGCGTTGCCGGCGTCTTCCACAATGTTGCCGACTCATATGATCGCATGAACGACCTCATGTCTTTTGGCTGGCACAGAGTATGGAA GGACCATTTCGTCTCTGGCCTCCAGCCAGGCCTGTCAGCCTCCAACCCCCCGACGCCTCAACACATCCTCGATATTGCCGGTGGAACTGGCGACATCGCCTTCCGCATGCTTCATACGGCGCATAACCTGAACAACAACCCCGATGTGCGCGTCACCATTTCCGATATCAACCCCTCTATGTTGGCCGTCGGCCGCGACCGCTCAAAGGCCCTGCCCGCCTCTCAGCAAGCCGCCATTTCTTGGCTCGAGGCGAACGCTGAGAAACTCCCAGAGGGCGCCATCAAGGATAACTCGATCGACCTGTACACTGTCTCTTTTGGCATCCGCAACTTCACCAACATCCCCGCCGCCCTGCGTGAAGCCTACCGCGTGCTCAAGCCCGGCGGTGTCTTTGCCTGTCTCGAGTTCAGCAAAGCGGACAACTACCCGCTATTCAACGCCGTCTACAAGCGCTGGTCTTTCAGCGCTATCCCCTTGATCGGTCAACTTGTCGCTGGTGACAGGGACAGCTATCAGTACCTCGTCGAGAGTATCGAGCGCTTCCCTAGCCAGGAAGAGTTCAGGGACATGATCAAGGACGCCGGCTTTGTGGTTTCCGGCGACGGTTATGAGAACCTCACTGGTGGCGTTGCGGCCATCCACAAGGGTATGAAGCCTGTTGCATAA
- a CDS encoding Putative metallo-dependent phosphatase, whose product MAAPRPYNNSNNPGYMPNGASSIPPGAAPLLPNQGRVIQTGPIRVLCIADVRGNLTSLNDLARQARADHIIHTGDFGFYDDTSLERIAEKTLKHVAQYSPLISEPVKKAIQQGGPGPVKSRFPANELPLSELPLLLSGEIKLDVPVYTVWGACEDVRVLEKFRSGEYKVQNLHIIDEARSMLLELGGVKLRLLGLGGAVVMHKLFDNGEGRTTIAGGQGTMWTTLLQMGELVDTAHRVYDPTETRVFVTHASPAREGILNQLSVTLKADFSISAGLHFRYGSSYNEFSVNPTLDHYRGKLAASKASFNDVWETVKNEVEPAISQNEAQQNLLKNALQIVEKMPTTAAGGNPFGGPVAGQAQLGQVDESAFKNMWNFNLADAAFGWLVLEIQDGRIGTEMRAQGFNFSHRGAKAAAPVPSGPSGAGNLPAPAPPSTQTTAPPPTSRQPSSQAPPKPAVATPLPPTKPATPQPAATPAPPAVPAKDERPAPANGSAHGPDPVSSPAPKTPAQDIIGLFIMNVSSDEQTRELFDGEHRNNILKIEKWGNSNKVVQFKTVEDRDAALNSLPEDLKTRAQEDRSRPLVKVFQHRESKFQPRGGAGNWGSSRGGGNSANTGSGYRSAGGASDSESTRRGGRGGGRGGRGGERGRGRGRGGLKGEGGASPAPGPATPAE is encoded by the exons ATGGCTGCC CCGCGTCCatacaacaacagcaacaacccAGGCTACATGCCTAATGGAGCTTCCTCGATCCCTCCCGGAGCCGCACCGCTCCTCCCCAACCAGGGACGTGTTATCCAGACTGGCCCCATCCGAGTTCTGTGCATAGCTGATGTTCGAG GAAATCTCACATCCTTGAACGATCTGGCGAGACAAGCACGAGCCGACCACATCATCCACACTGGCGACTTTGGCTTCTACGACGACACCTCCCTGGAGCGAATCGCAGAAAA GACCCTCAAGCATGTTGCCCAGTACTCTCCCCTGATCTCCGAGCCCGTCAAGAAGGCGATCCAGCAGGGCGGCCCCGGACCAGTCAAGAGCCGATTCCCCGCAAACGAGCTCCCCCTTTCCGAACTTCCTCTACTCCTGAGCGGCGAGATCAAGCTTGATGTTCCCGTATACACTGTCTGGGGTGCTTGCGAAGATGTCCGCGTTCTCGAGAAGTTCCGATCCGGAGAGTATAAAGTACAGAACCTGCATATTATCGACGAGGCCCGCTcgatgctcctcgagctcggtgGAGTGAAGCTGCGCCTCTtgggtctcggcggcgccgttgtcATGCACAAGCTCTTTGACAATGGCGAGGGTAGAACCACAATTGCCGGAGGCCAGGGAACTATGTGGACCACCCTCCTGCAGATGGGCGAACTCGTCGACACTGCCCACCGAGTCTACGATCCTACCGAAACTCGCGTCTTCGTCACCCACGCTTCTCCCGCGCGCGAGGGTATCCTGAACCAGCTCTCCGtcaccctcaaggccgacTTCTCCATTTCTGCAGGACTTCACTTCCGCTACGGCAGCTCCTACAACGAGTTCAGCGTAAACCCCACTCTCGATCACTACCGCGGTAagctcgccgcctccaaggcGTCTTTCAACGACGTCTGGGAGACTGTCAAGAACGAGGTTGAGCCTGCAATCTCCCAAAACGAGGCGCAACAGAACCTGCTCAAGAACGCTCTCCAGATCGTCGAGAAGATGCCTACCACTGCCGCCGGCGGTAACCCCTTCGGCGGTCCTGTTGCCGGCCAGGCGCAGCTCGGCCAGGTTGACGAGAGTGCATTCAAGAACATGTGGAACTTCAATTTGGCAGATGCCGCATTTGGCTGGTTGGTGCTCGAGATCCAGGACGGTCGCATTGGAACCGAGATGCGCGCTCAGGGCTTCAACTTCTCACACAGAGGCGCCAAGGCTGCCGCGCCTGTTCCCTCGGGACCCTCTGGCGCTGGCAACTTGCCCGCCCCggcaccgccctcgacgcAGACCACGGCTCCCCCGCCTACCAGTAGACAGCCCTCATCGCAAGCACCCCCCAAGCCTGCTGTTGCAACACCTCTGCCGCCTACTAAGCCTGCGACGCCTCAGCCTGCTGCCactcctgcgccgcccgccgtGCCCGCCAAGGACGAGCGTCCTGCTCCCGCTAACGGTTCGGCCCATGGTCCAGACCCTGTCTCCTCACCTGCCCCCAAGACGCCTGCTCAAGATATAATTGGTCTGTTCATTATGAATGTCAGTTCCGACGAGCAGACGCGCGAGCTTTTTGACGGCGAGCACAGAAACAACATCCTGAAAATCGAGAAGTGGGGTAACTCGAACAAGGTTGTCCAGTTCAAGACCGTCGAGGACCGCGACGCTGCTCTCAACAGCCTGCCCGAGGACCTCAAGACCCGTGCGCAAGAGGACCGGTCCCGCCCCCTAGTTAAGGTCTTCCAGCACCGTGAGAGCAAATTCCAGCCCCGCGGTGGTGCTGGCAACTGGGGAAGCAGCAGAGGTGGAGGCAACTCAGCAAACACGGGCAGCGGCTACCGTAGCGCAGGTGGCGCCAGTGACTCTGAGAGCACCCGCCGTggtggtcgtggtggtggccgcGGCGGTCGCGGAGGTGAGCGGGgacgtggccgtggccgaggcggacTCAAGGGCGAAGGTGGTGCCTCGCCTGCTCCTGGCCCCGCCACTCCAGCGGAGTAG